A single Limanda limanda chromosome 19, fLimLim1.1, whole genome shotgun sequence DNA region contains:
- the LOC133026215 gene encoding gap junction beta-4 protein-like, producing the protein MNWSSLEGLLSGVNKYSTAFGRIWLAIVFIFRLMVFLVACEKVWGDEQKDFDCNTRQPGCHNVCYDHYFPIGHTRLWALQLIFVTCPSLLVTLHVSYRDDRERKHRLKNGEDCTPLYQNTGKKRGGLWWTYFCSLLFKIIVDSVFVFLLYYIYEAAFFPPLVKCNEDPCPNMVDCYIARPTEKKIFTVFMVVTSFVCIFLTFIEIIYLCGKRFWECCGGGQQSPRPNSFMMVRTPLTGRENSAYKEPTLEKPKMVEKGNGEVGKESSSPPYSIAVS; encoded by the exons ATGAACTGGTCCTCTCTCGAGGGCCTCCTCAGCGGGGTCAACAAGTACTCAACAGCTTTCGGTCGCATCTGGCTCGCTATCGTTTTCATCTTCAGGCTTATGGTTTTCCTTGTGGCCTGCGAGAAGGTTTGGGGTGACGAGCAGAAGGACTTTGACTGCAACACTCGCCAGCCCGGTTGCCACAACGTCTGCTATGACCACTACTTCCCCATCGGCCACACTCGCCTCTGGGCTCTCCAGCTGATCTTCGTCACCTGCCCGTCCCTTCTCGTGACTCTCCATGTGTCCTACAGGGATGATCGCGAGCGCAAACACAGGCTGAAGAACGGGGAAGACTGCACCCCTCTGTACCAAAACACGGGCAAGAAACGCGGGGGTCTCTGGTGGACCTACTTCTGCAGCCTGCTATTCAAGATCATAGTGGATtcagtgtttgtcttcttgcTCTACTACATCTACGAGGCTGCTTTCTTCCCTCCACTGGTCAAATGCAATGAAGATCCATGTCCGAATATGGTGGACTGCTACATCGCCAG GCCCACTGAGAAGAAGATATTCACTGTCTTCATGGTGGTGACCAGCTTTGTGTGCATCTTCCTCACTTTCATCGAGATCATCTACCTGTGCGGGAAGAGGTTCTGGGAGTGTTGCGGAGGAGGCCAGCAATCACCCAGACCAAACTCCTTCATGATGGTCAGAACTCCTCTGACGGGACGGGAGAACTCGGCGTATAAAGAACCAACCCTGGAGAAGCCGAAGATGGTGGAGAAGGGCAATGGAGAAGTTGGCAAAGAGAGTTCATCTCCACCGTACAGCATCGCAGTGTCCTGA
- the zgc:91944 gene encoding homeobox-containing protein 1 has translation MRQWCVPAATPRAEPLPGRLSVSPPPPDARMECCESEPRYTIEQIDLLQRLRLSGMTKPQIIHALESLERLDPDHRPSHCDSHPAPSNNTPATAAPAPSSSSSSSSSSSLSLASATTQTSGLDGAALSPSHSYEASPPPLYTPSVAVQRSFSYDMMGEEEWDLEEKVEEYMRKDSNLVKEEIKTFLNNRRISQAIVGQVTGISQSYISQWLLQQGLEMSDSKRRAFYRWYLLERNNPGLRWSESQHSVSPMPRARGGDRDGTVAGASGSLPNILPNPNTNLNPNPVWSRQRELLMHLLPWYTAAAAAAQAQPGATLSMRSLVKEEPDWRTGIMSGDRTGIVGGPLRLRRGSRFTWRKECQSIMESFFMENQYPDEAKREEIASACNSVIQKPGCKLSEFERVTALKVYNWFANRRKEMKRRANIEAAILESHGIEVPSPSCHSNGEEGEMQEFADQEDPSSQRIVDQIDSSSLATTEVAALPSPTPQVLEQKEEDSKRETVDEE, from the exons ATGCGACAGTGGTGCGTCCCCGCCGCGACCCCCCGCGCCGAGCCACTCCCGGGACGCCTGTCTGTGTCCCCCCCTCCGCCAG ATGCCAGAATGGAGTGCTGCGAGTCGGAGCCACGCTACACCATCGAACAGATCGACCTCCTGCAGCGCCTGCGTCTCTCCGGCATGACCAAACCTCAGATCATCCACGCTTTGGAGTCCCTGGAGAGGCTCGACCCCGACCACCGCCCCTCGCACTGCGACTCCCACCCGGCCCCGTCCAACAACACCCCCGCCACAGCCGCTCCGGCCCCGTCCTCGtcgtcatcctcctcttcctcctcctcgctctcccTGGCCTCTGCCACCACGCAGACCTCTGGCCTGGACGGCGCCGCGCTGTCCCCCAGCCACAGCTACGAGGCCTCGCCTCCGCCCCTCTACACTCCCAGTGTGGCGGTACAGCGGTCGTTCAGTTACGACATGATGGGCGAGGAGGAGTGGGacctggaggagaaggtggaggagtacatgag GAAAGACAGCAACCTGGTGAAAGAAGAGATCAAAACGTTCCTCAACAATCGCAGGATCTCTCAGGCAATCGTAGGCCAAGTCACAG GCATCAGCCAGAGCTACATCTCCCAGTGGCTGCTGCAGCAAGGCCTGGAGATGAGCGACTCCAAACGCAGAGCTTTCTACCGCTGGTACCTGCTGGAGAGGAATAATCCAG GGCTGAGGTGGAGTGAAAGCCAGCACAGCGTGAGCCCCATGCCCAGGGCCAGGGGAGGGGACAGAGACGGGACGGTAGCAGGGGCAAGTGGCAGCCTCCCCAACATCCTCCCCAACCCCAACACCAACCTCAACCCCAACCCTGTgtggagcagacagagagagctgCTGATGCACTTGCTGCCATGGTACACTGCTGCCGCTGCAGCCGCCCAGGCCCAGCCAG GTGCCACCTTATCAATGCGCTCTCTGGTGAAGGAGGAACCCGACTGGAGGACAGGGATCATGTCTGGCGACAGGACAGGGATAGTGGGCGGACCGCTTAGGCTACGCAGAGGAAGCAGGTTCACCTGGAGGAAGGAGTGTCAATCAATTATGGAGAG TTTCTTCATGGAGAACCAGTATCCAGATGAAGCCAAGCGAGAAGAGATCGCCAGTGCCTGTAACTCTGTCATTCAGAAACCAG GTTGTAAACTGTCTGAGTTTGAGCGTGTGACGGCGTTGAAGGTTTACAACTGGTTTGCCAACCGCcggaaggagatgaagagaagagCGAATATTG AGGCTGCCATCTTGGAAAGCCATGGAATTGAGGTGCCAAGTCCAAGCTGCCACTCAAATGGTGAGGAGGGGGAGATGCAAGAGTTTGCTGATCAG gaagacccatcctCCCAGAGGATTGTCGACCAAATAGACTCCTCCTCGCTGGCTACTACAGAGGTGGCTGCCCTGCCAAGCCCCACCCCTCAGGTCCTggaacagaaagaggaggattCAAAAAGGGAGACTGTGGATGAAGAGTGA